One window of the bacterium genome contains the following:
- the rpsB gene encoding 30S ribosomal protein S2 produces MANVTMKQLLEAGVHFGHQTRRWNPKMKPYIFADKNGIYIIDLQKTVRMFKRAYQFVKDTVAEGKNVLFVGTKRQAQESIEEEAKRCAMPYVNHRWLGGMLTNFQTIRKGIERLKDLEAMAEDGRLQGYTKKEIMHLQKEKAKLLKNLGGIKEMRELPGAVFIVDSRREYIAVKEARKLGIPVVAIVDTNCDPDEVDYVIPGNDDAIRAIKLFSSLIADACLEGLAAREQRIREAGETEVGVSPMPEVELGTEVEPAEEEVEEEEEEDYLEEYEDR; encoded by the coding sequence GTGGCCAATGTAACCATGAAGCAGCTCTTGGAGGCAGGGGTTCATTTCGGGCATCAGACCCGCAGGTGGAACCCTAAGATGAAGCCCTACATCTTTGCGGACAAGAACGGCATCTACATCATTGACTTACAGAAAACCGTTCGCATGTTCAAGAGGGCCTACCAGTTCGTCAAGGACACTGTTGCAGAAGGCAAGAACGTTCTTTTTGTAGGCACCAAGCGTCAAGCTCAGGAATCCATAGAAGAGGAAGCCAAGCGTTGCGCAATGCCCTACGTGAATCATAGATGGTTGGGTGGGATGCTTACCAACTTCCAGACCATACGCAAGGGAATAGAGCGATTGAAGGACCTGGAAGCCATGGCAGAGGATGGCAGGCTTCAGGGTTACACCAAGAAGGAAATAATGCACCTCCAGAAGGAAAAGGCCAAGCTTCTAAAGAACCTGGGAGGCATTAAGGAGATGAGGGAACTTCCTGGAGCCGTATTCATCGTGGACTCCAGGCGTGAGTACATAGCCGTGAAAGAGGCCAGGAAATTGGGTATCCCTGTTGTGGCAATAGTGGATACCAATTGCGACCCTGACGAGGTGGATTATGTGATACCCGGCAATGACGATGCCATAAGGGCCATAAAGCTTTTCTCTTCCCTCATAGCGGACGCCTGCCTGGAAGGCTTGGCGGCTCGGGAACAGCGCATCAGGGAGGCTGGAGAAACAGAAGTTGGGGTTTCGCCCATGCCAGAGGTGGAGCTCGGGACTGAGGTAGAGCCAGCAGAAGAGGAAGTGGAAGAGGAAGAAGAGGAAGATTACCTGGAAGAGTATGAGGATAGATAA
- the pyrH gene encoding UMP kinase, with product MGDSVPRFKRILLKLSGEALMGEEGFGIQPRVMQEVSQEIKEVVELGVQVGVVIGGGNIFRGLTAASQGMDRAAADYMGMLATVINGLALQEALERLGVPTRVLSAIEMRQIAEPYIRRRATRHLEKGRVVIFAAGTGNPFFTTDTAASLRAREIGAEVILKATKVDGVFDKDPAVHPEAEKLEEVGYMEVLERDLRVLDATAVSLVKDTQIPIVIFNVRTKGNIKRVVMGERVGTLIRG from the coding sequence ATGGGGGATTCTGTTCCTCGGTTCAAAAGGATTCTGTTGAAGCTCAGCGGTGAGGCCCTCATGGGTGAGGAGGGTTTTGGCATACAGCCCCGAGTCATGCAGGAGGTGTCACAAGAGATCAAAGAAGTGGTAGAGCTGGGAGTGCAGGTGGGCGTTGTAATAGGTGGGGGCAACATTTTCAGAGGTCTCACGGCAGCCAGCCAGGGCATGGACAGGGCTGCAGCCGACTATATGGGCATGTTGGCCACTGTTATCAACGGCTTGGCTCTCCAGGAGGCCCTGGAAAGGCTTGGGGTGCCCACCAGAGTGTTGTCAGCCATAGAGATGAGACAGATAGCCGAACCTTATATACGCCGAAGGGCCACCAGGCACTTGGAAAAAGGCAGAGTTGTTATATTTGCTGCAGGCACAGGCAATCCTTTTTTCACTACTGACACAGCTGCTTCCCTAAGGGCCAGGGAGATAGGGGCTGAGGTTATCCTCAAGGCCACCAAGGTTGACGGTGTGTTTGACAAGGATCCTGCAGTGCATCCCGAGGCCGAGAAGCTGGAAGAGGTGGGATATATGGAGGTGCTGGAGCGAGACCTGAGGGTCCTGGATGCTACGGCCGTCTCCCTGGTAAAGGACACTCAGATACCCATTGTGATTTTTAATGTGCGCACCAAAGGTAATATTAAAAGAGTAGTAATGGGAGAAAGAGTGGGGACTCTCATCCGGGGGTGA
- the tsf gene encoding translation elongation factor Ts translates to MNIDAKSVMELREKTGAGIMDCKKALAEAGGDTQKAIEILRKKGAMAAARKAGRAAKEGIIGHYVHFGGKIGVLVELNCETDFVANTQEFQELAKDLAMQVASAQPLYVDVADVPEEVLAKEKEIYRAQALGEGKPEKVVDRIVEGKLKKFYSQVCLMEQPFVKEDSISVRQRVEATVGKLGENILVRRFVRFQVGEGS, encoded by the coding sequence GTGAACATAGATGCCAAGAGTGTTATGGAACTGAGGGAGAAGACCGGGGCAGGAATAATGGACTGCAAGAAGGCCCTGGCAGAGGCAGGAGGGGATACACAAAAGGCCATAGAGATCCTGCGTAAAAAAGGAGCCATGGCAGCTGCCAGGAAAGCAGGCAGAGCAGCCAAAGAAGGGATCATAGGCCATTATGTTCACTTTGGTGGCAAGATAGGGGTGCTGGTGGAGCTGAACTGCGAAACTGATTTTGTGGCCAATACCCAGGAGTTCCAAGAACTGGCCAAGGACCTGGCCATGCAGGTGGCCTCAGCCCAGCCTCTCTATGTGGACGTGGCAGACGTGCCTGAGGAGGTGTTGGCCAAAGAAAAGGAAATATACCGGGCACAGGCCTTGGGTGAGGGTAAACCAGAGAAAGTGGTGGATCGTATAGTGGAGGGCAAACTCAAGAAGTTCTATTCCCAGGTCTGCCTGATGGAACAACCCTTTGTGAAAGAGGACAGCATTTCCGTGAGACAGAGGGTGGAGGCCACTGTAGGCAAACTGGGGGAAAACATACTAGTGCGTCGCTTTGTGAGGTTTCAAGTCGGTGAGGGCTCATGA
- the argJ gene encoding bifunctional glutamate N-acetyltransferase/amino-acid acetyltransferase ArgJ codes for MGGQDEQGVKGFLFSAVSCGLKKNKGDLDVGLIFSRRPASVAGVFTRNMVAAAPVLIDRQRISRGYCRAVLANAGCANACTGREGYQDALELARWVAMELGVDEEEILLASTGVIGTRLPMEPIKKGMKSLVSGLAPWRLEHLAMAIMTTDTRPKWILRRITLDGREVNMAAVVKGAGMIHPQMATMLCFVVTDAAAGPLFLQKSLVSSLERSFHAITVDGDTSTNDTVLLLANGASGVDPMEEGSPSAELFRAVLGEVLEEMALEVVRDAEGATKLVHIQVQGAPDDAWAKTVAKTIAHSPLVKTAFYGQDVNWGRIVAAVGYSGVPLDPECLDLWYGDVQVLKAGRPLGDSSENLAKDVVRQREFSIKVSIGTGAGKALLHTCDLSHDYVSINGSYRT; via the coding sequence ATGGGTGGACAGGATGAGCAGGGTGTCAAGGGATTTCTCTTTTCGGCAGTTTCTTGCGGGCTCAAGAAAAACAAAGGAGACCTGGATGTGGGTCTCATATTCTCCCGGCGCCCCGCCTCTGTGGCAGGGGTTTTTACCCGCAACATGGTGGCTGCAGCCCCTGTTTTGATAGATAGGCAAAGGATTTCCAGGGGCTATTGCAGGGCTGTCTTGGCCAATGCCGGATGCGCCAATGCCTGCACAGGACGCGAGGGTTACCAGGATGCTCTGGAACTTGCCCGATGGGTGGCCATGGAATTGGGAGTCGATGAGGAGGAGATCTTGTTGGCTTCCACCGGGGTCATAGGGACCAGACTCCCCATGGAGCCCATAAAGAAAGGAATGAAAAGCCTGGTGAGCGGATTGGCTCCCTGGAGGCTGGAGCATCTGGCCATGGCCATCATGACCACGGATACGAGGCCCAAGTGGATATTGCGTCGCATCACACTGGACGGAAGGGAAGTTAACATGGCGGCTGTGGTAAAAGGAGCTGGCATGATTCATCCGCAGATGGCCACCATGCTTTGCTTTGTGGTGACCGATGCGGCCGCAGGCCCCCTGTTCCTTCAAAAAAGCCTGGTGAGTTCTCTGGAAAGATCCTTCCATGCCATCACCGTGGACGGGGACACCAGTACCAATGACACTGTTTTGTTGTTGGCCAACGGAGCATCAGGAGTGGATCCCATGGAGGAAGGCTCTCCTTCAGCGGAGCTTTTCCGGGCAGTACTAGGGGAGGTCCTGGAGGAGATGGCCCTGGAGGTGGTCAGAGACGCCGAGGGAGCCACCAAACTGGTGCACATACAGGTGCAAGGCGCTCCTGATGATGCATGGGCAAAGACCGTGGCCAAGACCATAGCTCATTCGCCCTTGGTGAAGACTGCTTTTTACGGCCAGGATGTGAATTGGGGCAGGATAGTAGCTGCAGTTGGATATAGCGGCGTGCCTCTGGACCCAGAGTGCCTGGATCTTTGGTACGGCGATGTTCAGGTTCTGAAAGCTGGTCGGCCCTTGGGGGACTCAAGCGAAAACCTGGCCAAGGATGTGGTGAGACAAAGAGAATTCAGCATAAAGGTTTCCATTGGAACCGGTGCAGGTAAGGCATTGCTCCACACATGCGACCTCTCACATGATTATGTGAGCATAAACGGAAGCTACAGGACCTGA
- the frr gene encoding ribosome recycling factor — protein MVEELMESLKLDMEKVISQLSKEYDRVRTGRATTALLDGIRVDYYGTSMPINQVANISVPEPRLLVIQPWDKGIMGEIEKALLRSELGLTPMNDGKVIRISIPPLTEERRKELVKLVRKMAEERKVDLRNHRREANESLKDLKKEKIITEDEMFRYQEEVQKVTDSYVEKVDALLKNKEKEILEI, from the coding sequence ATGGTAGAAGAGCTGATGGAATCTTTGAAGTTGGATATGGAAAAGGTCATCTCACAGCTCAGCAAGGAATATGATCGAGTTCGTACTGGGAGGGCCACAACAGCCCTTCTGGATGGGATTCGGGTGGATTATTACGGTACCTCCATGCCCATTAATCAGGTGGCCAACATCTCTGTGCCCGAGCCCAGGTTGCTTGTCATTCAACCATGGGACAAGGGCATCATGGGGGAAATAGAAAAGGCACTGCTGCGCTCGGAGCTGGGCCTGACTCCCATGAACGACGGCAAAGTCATCAGGATTTCCATCCCGCCCCTGACCGAGGAAAGGCGCAAAGAGCTGGTGAAGCTGGTCAGGAAAATGGCTGAGGAGCGCAAGGTGGACCTGAGAAACCACCGTCGGGAGGCCAACGAGAGTCTAAAAGATCTCAAGAAAGAAAAAATCATAACAGAAGATGAGATGTTCCGTTATCAGGAAGAGGTCCAGAAAGTCACGGACAGCTACGTGGAGAAGGTGGATGCTCTCTTGAAGAACAAGGAGAAGGAAATCCTGGAAATCTGA